In Paraburkholderia bryophila, a single genomic region encodes these proteins:
- the poxB gene encoding ubiquinone-dependent pyruvate dehydrogenase: MGKQTIADYLAKTLAAADVERIWGVTGDSLNGLSDSLQRVGSIRWMHTRHEEVAAFAAGADAAATGKLAVCAGSCGPGNLHLINGLYDCHRNHQPVLAIAAHIPSSEIGLGYFQETHPQELFKECSHFVELVTNPSQFPRVLERAMRTAIEERGVAVIVLPGDVALSDAPDITPAWSGTLERSTLTPSEPDLARLADLLNQAGAVTLLCGSGCEGAHDEVVAFADQLGAPTVHALRGKQFVEWDNPFDVGMTGLIGFSSGYHAMMSCDTLVMLGTDFPYRNFYPSHGSVVQIDRNGSALGKRTPLKLGLVGDVKATLQALLPKLQRKTDRGFLDNARKHYTEARKGLDDLARPSAPGRAIHPQYLASIIDKVANEDAVLTADVGTPTLWAARYLTMNGKRSLHGSFNHGSMANAMPQALGAQAAEPGRQVISLSGDGGLSMLLGDLLTARQLNLPIKVVVFNNSVLGFVAMEMKAGGYLEAGTDLATTDFAAIARGAGIYGVRIELSENIEPALREAFAHPGPAVIDVTTAKHELAMPPKIQWAQAKGFSLYMLKAVLNGRGDEIVELATTNLR, from the coding sequence ATGGGTAAGCAGACTATCGCGGATTATCTGGCCAAAACCCTGGCGGCAGCAGATGTCGAGCGGATCTGGGGCGTGACGGGCGACAGCCTGAATGGCCTGTCGGACAGCTTGCAGCGGGTCGGTTCGATTCGCTGGATGCACACGCGTCACGAAGAGGTCGCGGCCTTCGCCGCCGGCGCCGATGCCGCGGCGACCGGCAAGCTCGCCGTCTGCGCGGGCAGTTGCGGTCCCGGCAACCTGCATCTGATCAACGGTCTCTACGACTGTCACCGTAATCATCAACCTGTGCTCGCGATCGCCGCGCACATTCCTTCGTCGGAAATCGGTCTCGGCTACTTTCAGGAAACGCATCCGCAAGAGTTGTTCAAGGAGTGCAGCCACTTCGTGGAGCTCGTGACGAATCCGTCGCAGTTTCCGCGCGTGCTGGAGCGCGCCATGCGCACCGCGATCGAAGAGCGCGGCGTCGCGGTGATCGTGCTGCCGGGAGATGTTGCGCTCAGCGACGCACCCGACATCACGCCGGCATGGTCCGGCACGCTGGAACGTTCGACGCTGACGCCATCCGAGCCCGATCTCGCCCGTCTCGCCGATCTGCTGAATCAGGCCGGCGCGGTGACGCTGCTGTGCGGCAGCGGCTGCGAGGGCGCGCACGACGAAGTGGTCGCGTTCGCCGATCAGCTCGGCGCGCCGACCGTGCATGCGTTGCGCGGCAAGCAGTTCGTGGAGTGGGACAACCCGTTCGACGTCGGCATGACGGGGTTGATCGGCTTCAGCTCCGGCTATCACGCGATGATGTCGTGCGACACGCTCGTGATGCTCGGCACCGACTTCCCGTATCGCAACTTCTATCCGTCGCACGGCTCCGTGGTGCAGATCGACCGGAACGGCTCCGCGCTCGGCAAGCGCACGCCGTTGAAGCTGGGTCTGGTCGGCGACGTCAAGGCGACCTTGCAGGCGTTGCTGCCGAAGCTCCAGCGCAAGACCGACCGGGGCTTCCTCGATAACGCGCGCAAACACTATACGGAAGCACGCAAAGGGCTCGACGATCTGGCGCGTCCGTCCGCGCCGGGGCGCGCGATTCATCCGCAGTACCTCGCCAGCATCATCGACAAGGTCGCGAACGAAGACGCCGTGCTGACCGCCGACGTCGGCACGCCGACGCTCTGGGCCGCGCGCTATCTGACCATGAACGGCAAGCGCAGTCTGCACGGCTCGTTCAATCACGGCTCGATGGCGAACGCGATGCCGCAGGCACTCGGTGCGCAAGCCGCCGAGCCGGGCCGTCAGGTAATTTCGCTATCCGGCGACGGCGGGCTGTCGATGCTGCTCGGCGATCTGCTCACCGCGCGTCAGCTCAATCTGCCGATCAAGGTCGTGGTGTTCAACAACAGCGTGCTCGGTTTCGTCGCGATGGAGATGAAGGCCGGCGGCTATCTGGAAGCTGGCACCGATCTCGCGACCACCGACTTCGCGGCGATTGCGCGCGGCGCGGGCATTTACGGTGTTCGTATCGAACTGTCGGAGAACATCGAACCGGCGCTGCGCGAAGCCTTCGCGCATCCGGGACCGGCGGTGATCGACGTGACGACCGCGAAGCACGAACTCGCGATGCCGCCGAAGATTCAATGGGCGCAGGCGAAGGGCTTCAGTCTTTATATGCTGAAGGCGGTGCTGAACGGACGCGGTGACGAGATCGTCGAATTGGCGACGACGAATCTGCGCTGA
- a CDS encoding alpha/beta fold hydrolase translates to MLPKRLLCAAALCLCFTGTGVLAQTAAPAEAPMATPNMAPSPEPADEPGMEASAPEAPALPAAQPPMTPPTPAAQAPAPTPTAAAPTPPAAPMTGPVRNIVLVHGAFVDGSSWNGVVAKLQQKGYHVSSVQNPLTSLADDVAATRRVLARQDGPTMLVGHSWGGVVITEAGANAPNVAGLVYIAAIAPDLHESTQDLMKRAQPMPAAQAIIPDASGFLWLDRTKYHADFAADVPENLTRVLATAQVPIAAKAFSETVSHVAWREKPSWYVLTTKDRAVSPDVEKFMADRMGAKIVPMASSHLAPVSHAGAIADVIDRAARELSRQQ, encoded by the coding sequence ATGTTGCCCAAACGCCTGCTTTGCGCCGCTGCTTTGTGTCTCTGTTTCACGGGGACGGGCGTACTCGCCCAAACCGCGGCGCCTGCCGAGGCGCCCATGGCGACACCCAACATGGCGCCCTCTCCCGAACCCGCCGACGAGCCCGGCATGGAAGCCAGCGCGCCCGAAGCGCCCGCTTTGCCCGCAGCCCAGCCCCCCATGACGCCGCCCACGCCTGCGGCGCAAGCCCCTGCTCCCACACCCACCGCCGCTGCGCCCACGCCGCCCGCCGCGCCGATGACCGGCCCCGTGCGCAACATCGTGCTGGTGCACGGCGCGTTCGTCGACGGGTCGAGCTGGAATGGCGTGGTCGCCAAATTGCAGCAGAAGGGTTATCACGTGAGTTCGGTGCAAAACCCGCTGACGTCCCTAGCGGATGACGTCGCCGCGACCCGCCGCGTGCTCGCGCGTCAGGACGGACCGACCATGCTGGTGGGCCATTCGTGGGGCGGCGTCGTGATCACCGAGGCGGGCGCGAATGCGCCGAATGTAGCGGGTCTCGTGTACATCGCGGCGATTGCGCCGGACCTTCACGAATCGACCCAGGACCTGATGAAGCGCGCCCAGCCGATGCCGGCGGCGCAGGCCATCATTCCGGATGCGAGCGGTTTTCTGTGGCTCGATCGCACCAAATATCATGCGGACTTTGCCGCCGACGTACCCGAGAATCTCACGCGCGTACTCGCCACCGCGCAAGTGCCGATCGCCGCAAAGGCGTTCAGCGAAACGGTCAGTCATGTCGCGTGGAGAGAAAAACCGTCGTGGTATGTGTTGACGACGAAAGACCGCGCCGTGTCGCCGGACGTCGAAAAATTCATGGCCGACCGGATGGGCGCGAAGATCGTGCCGATGGCGTCGAGCCATCTCGCGCCGGTGTCGCATGCGGGTGCGATTGCCGACGTGATCGATCGCGCGGCGCGGGAATTGAGCCGGCAGCAGTAG
- a CDS encoding amino acid permease has product MNSAQQQDGLKRGLKNRHIQLIALGGAIGTGLFLGSASVLQAAGPSMILGYAIGGIIAFMIMRQLGEMVAQEPVAGSFSHFAYKYWGDFPGFLSGWNYWVLYVLVSMAELTAVGTYVHYWWPGVPSWISALVCFVAINAINLANVKAYGETEFWFAIIKVVAVIGMIVFGGYLLFSGHGGPQASITNLWSHGGFFPHGFHGLFMMLAVIMFSFGGLELIGITAAEADQPQKSIPKAVNQVIYRILIFYICSLTVLLSLYPWNEVAAGGSPFVMIFSQIGSTLTANVLNVVVLTAALSVYNSGVYANSRMLYGLAEQGNAPRSLMKVDRRGVPYMAIGLSALATFTCVIVNYLIPAEALGLLMALVVAALVLNWALISLTHLKSRKAMVAAGETLVFKSIWFPVSNYICLAFMALVLVILAMTPGLSVSVWLVPAWLVAMWVGYLFKRRRAALQGGARVAGQ; this is encoded by the coding sequence TTGAATAGTGCACAGCAGCAAGACGGCCTGAAGCGCGGGCTGAAGAATCGCCATATCCAGTTGATCGCGCTGGGCGGCGCGATCGGCACCGGCTTGTTTCTCGGCTCCGCCAGCGTGTTGCAGGCAGCGGGCCCGTCGATGATTCTCGGCTACGCGATCGGCGGCATCATCGCGTTCATGATCATGCGGCAGCTCGGCGAAATGGTGGCGCAGGAACCGGTGGCCGGCTCGTTCAGCCACTTCGCGTACAAGTATTGGGGCGATTTTCCCGGCTTTCTGTCGGGCTGGAATTACTGGGTGCTGTACGTGCTCGTGAGCATGGCCGAGCTGACCGCGGTCGGCACCTACGTGCATTACTGGTGGCCAGGTGTGCCGTCGTGGATCTCGGCGCTGGTGTGTTTCGTCGCGATCAACGCGATCAATCTTGCCAACGTCAAGGCGTATGGCGAGACCGAATTCTGGTTCGCGATCATCAAGGTGGTCGCGGTGATCGGCATGATCGTGTTCGGCGGCTATCTGCTGTTCAGCGGTCACGGCGGCCCGCAAGCGTCGATCACCAATCTGTGGAGCCATGGCGGCTTCTTCCCACACGGCTTTCACGGCCTCTTCATGATGCTCGCGGTCATCATGTTCTCGTTCGGCGGGCTGGAGTTGATCGGTATCACGGCAGCCGAGGCCGATCAGCCGCAAAAGAGCATTCCGAAAGCGGTGAATCAGGTGATCTACCGGATCCTGATTTTCTACATCTGCTCGCTGACGGTGTTGCTCTCGCTGTATCCGTGGAATGAAGTGGCGGCCGGCGGCAGCCCGTTCGTGATGATCTTCTCGCAGATCGGTTCGACGCTGACTGCGAACGTGCTCAACGTGGTGGTGCTGACGGCGGCGCTGTCGGTGTACAACAGCGGCGTGTATGCGAATAGCCGCATGCTCTACGGTCTCGCGGAGCAGGGCAATGCGCCGCGCTCGCTGATGAAAGTCGACCGTCGCGGCGTGCCGTATATGGCGATCGGTTTGTCGGCGCTCGCCACGTTCACCTGCGTGATCGTCAACTATCTGATTCCCGCCGAAGCGCTCGGTCTGCTGATGGCGCTGGTCGTTGCCGCGTTGGTGCTGAACTGGGCGCTGATCAGCCTGACGCATCTGAAGTCGCGCAAGGCGATGGTGGCGGCGGGCGAGACGCTGGTGTTCAAGTCGATCTGGTTCCCGGTTAGCAACTACATCTGCCTCGCGTTCATGGCGCTGGTGCTCGTGATTCTGGCGATGACGCCGGGGCTGTCGGTATCGGTGTGGCTCGTGCCGGCGTGGCTGGTGGCGATGTGGGTCGGCTATCTGTTCAAGCGTCGGCGCGCGGCGCTGCAGGGCGGGGCGCGAGTGGCCGGGCAATAA
- a CDS encoding ACT domain-containing protein translates to MEASRDLEQLLRDMTPVVAAPAYVFCSFADRRLPAGVNAVCLFNEAEGLTAILDQSDADRLGIAYDFTARMITLTVHSDLAAVGFLAVISTKLAQARIACNVVSAFYHDHLFVPAERVDDAMNILRALSAPLGAAEA, encoded by the coding sequence ATGGAAGCGAGCCGAGATCTCGAACAGTTGCTGCGTGACATGACGCCGGTCGTTGCTGCACCGGCTTATGTTTTCTGTAGCTTTGCCGATCGCCGTCTGCCGGCGGGCGTCAATGCGGTCTGTCTGTTCAACGAAGCCGAAGGTCTGACGGCGATTCTCGATCAGTCGGATGCCGATCGCCTCGGCATCGCCTACGACTTCACCGCGCGCATGATTACGTTGACGGTTCATTCGGATCTTGCCGCGGTGGGTTTTCTGGCCGTTATCTCGACGAAGCTGGCGCAAGCGCGAATCGCGTGCAACGTGGTGTCGGCCTTCTATCACGACCATCTGTTCGTGCCGGCCGAGCGTGTCGATGACGCGATGAACATATTGCGTGCGTTGTCGGCGCCGTTGGGCGCGGCAGAAGCATAA